The Candidatus Methylomirabilota bacterium genome contains the following window.
ACACCATCGCCGTTTCGCACCATCGAGTCGAACGAGACAAGGGTCGCCCCTATTCCGATGGAACAACGTGGTGCCCCGTTCTTGCCCCTCATGTCGTCTTTGGGCTCATGCTTTCCCTTTCATATATTGTAAGGCTCGATGGCACCAAGGCGCTCTTCGAGTCTTCGATTCAGGCTCTCTCCATTCACCCCGTGGTGGATTTCCCGATGACAGTTTGGACAGATCGCACCAACCCAGCGAGGATGATCGGGCGCGCCATCTGAAGGTCTGCGAGTATGGTGGGGTTCCAGGTATGGGCTCCCGTCCATTCGGTGGAACGGAGCTGCCTTGCCACACGCCTCGCAGACGCCCCCTGTTCGCCTCAACACGTACGCGCGAATTGCCTCGCTTCTCTCATCGTACAGTCGTTTCGCCTTCTTTGGACTGGATTCCTCAGCCGGGGACGCACTTGCGAAGGCTTTCTTTCGCAGTTCATCCAAGGGTTGCAGGTCTAATGGCAGCTGCGTCGGGGCTGGATGCGAAGGGACGGCAGGCACATGCACCCCTTCGAGCGGGACGAGATGAAAGACGATCGCGCGTCTTGACTTTCCTGACTTGTCTTTCGCCTGGCGGAAATGCCACGAACTGCACGCAAAGCAGCCGAGGTAACGGACCCGTCCCGCACTGACCTGTTCAAAGAGGTGGAGATCCTTTCCATCTTTGGCATGGTCACGGATGGCTTTGTTGCCACCCGTGAACTCCATGTCCCCAGCATGGGACACCCCTGAGTAGTGGAAGACCTTATTCGGGTCCCAGCCGTCGTGATACCCGTATGGCTCACCGCTTCCCGTGAAGAGCAAGATATAGGGGCGTCCCTTTGGCGTGGAAATCCCGCCCTGCTGCTGGCCCCCATGCTTCGCATGAATATCGCTGCGCTTATAGATCTGCCCAATCTGAAACACGCCAGCCTTCCAAAGGTTGCCTACACCGCAATGTCAGTGCATCATTCCCCACAAAACTGAGTACCCTCTCAACCCAAATTCACCTGTGTCCCATGAAGACGTGATCCTTTCCATCCTTCTCCTACACGAGCGGTTCAATACACTCCGGGGTGTCATTGGACGGGTTGTTCACCCGGGTGCTGACCGGATAGGCAACCATTGCCTCGGAGGAATACGGGCGAAGGAGCGGCTGGAGCTGCTCGGACTCTTCGACGCCCGGATCGAGCCACAGAGCATAGTCCGTCGGGTTCAGAATCACCGGCATGCGGCGATGAACGGGATGTATGAGGCTGTTGGGTTCGGTCGTGAGTAACGTGCATGAGTCCATCGCGGCACCATCCGGGCCTTTCCAATGCTCCCACAGCCCGGCAAAGGCAAAGGGGTCTCCATTCCTCATGCGGATGTAAACCGGTTGCTTCCGGCGTTCCAGCCCCTGCCACTCGTAAAATCCGTCGGCGAGGACGAGACACCGCCTCTTCCTGAAGGCCGCCCGGAAGGCTGGCTTGCTCGAAGCTGTTTCCGCCTTGGCATTAATCATGCGCGCGCCAACGTCAGGGCCTTTCGCCCACCCCGGGATGAGACCCCAGCGGCACTGCTTGAATTGCCGGTCCGGATGTTCTGTGGTCATCAACACGATCGGGACAGGTTGGGTGGGTGCGATGTTGTACCGAGGTGCCCAGGCGGGGCTCTGGGCCAGCTGAAATAGGTCGGCCAGCATTGCGGCCGGCGTTCTGAGGCTAAATCGTCCGCACATCGTCCTCTCTTCCTGACCGCCGAGTCCCGCCGGGACTTGACATATGATCTAGTGAGACTGCCTATTAATATTGGCAAACTACAATTCCTGCAACCGAAATCGGATGACCCCTAAATGCACCAAAAACAAAAACCCCTCCTGGATTGTTGTATTCCAGGAGGGGGTGTGATTCCCCTGACCTACTTTCCTTCTAAGTCCTGCAGCGCCTCGTGGGCGGATTCGATTTGGACCGCGTACTCGCCGGGTGCCAGTGAAAT
Protein-coding sequences here:
- a CDS encoding HNH endonuclease, with translation MFQIGQIYKRSDIHAKHGGQQQGGISTPKGRPYILLFTGSGEPYGYHDGWDPNKVFHYSGVSHAGDMEFTGGNKAIRDHAKDGKDLHLFEQVSAGRVRYLGCFACSSWHFRQAKDKSGKSRRAIVFHLVPLEGVHVPAVPSHPAPTQLPLDLQPLDELRKKAFASASPAEESSPKKAKRLYDERSEAIRAYVLRRTGGVCEACGKAAPFHRMDGSPYLEPHHTRRPSDGAPDHPRWVGAICPNCHREIHHGVNGESLNRRLEERLGAIEPYNI
- a CDS encoding SOS response-associated peptidase: MCGRFSLRTPAAMLADLFQLAQSPAWAPRYNIAPTQPVPIVLMTTEHPDRQFKQCRWGLIPGWAKGPDVGARMINAKAETASSKPAFRAAFRKRRCLVLADGFYEWQGLERRKQPVYIRMRNGDPFAFAGLWEHWKGPDGAAMDSCTLLTTEPNSLIHPVHRRMPVILNPTDYALWLDPGVEESEQLQPLLRPYSSEAMVAYPVSTRVNNPSNDTPECIEPLV